The region CGACTCGGCGCAGGAACGCACTGCCGCGTTCCAACGTCTGCTGGACCACTACCTCTACACGACCTACGCGGCCAACCATCGACTGGAACCGACGCGTCCCCTGCCCGAGCTGGATCACGTCGACGAGTACCTGTGGCGAGACTTCGCCACCTACGAACAGGCCCTGGGCTGGTGGGACGCCGAGCACGCCAATGTCCTGTCCGTCATCCGCCAGGCGGTGGCCCTCCGGCTGCCCCGAGGCCCATGGCTGGCACACGCCGCCACCTTCCCGTTCAAGCTGCGCGGTCTTGTCGAGGAGATGGAGGTGAGCAGTGCCGATGGGGTCGCGGGCGCGCAGGGGAGCGGAGATCGCCCGTTGCAGGCACGGTTGCTCAGCGATCTCAGCACGGCATACCTCTTCCGCGGGGAGTTCGATGCGTCCATCCGCTGTCGGCAGTCCGCTGCCGAGCTGTTCGCCGAGCTTGGCGAACACCAATGGGAAGCTCTGATGCACGCAGTGCTCGGAGAGACGTTCCTCGAGATGGAGCGGTACGCGGACGCGGCGGCCTCCGCGCGAGAGGCATTGCGAATGCAGGGAAGCGCGCATGGCAAGGTCATCGACCCGGGAGGAGCAGATGCGGTCCTCGGACTTGCCTTGGCGCACTTGGGTGAGTTCAGCGAGGCCTTCCCGCCTCTGCACCGCGCTTTCGCCGTAGCCGACCAGTTCGGGCAGGGCTATGCCCTGACGAACCTCGGTTCCGCGCATTTCCTCGCCGGCGACATGGAAAACGCAGTGCGGACCTACCACCAGGCGGTGCAGCACCGTCGCGACATCGGCCACGAGTCGGCGAAGCCGTATGCCTCACCAAGCTCGGCGAAGCCCTGCGAGCCTCGGGTCGCGTGGAGAAGGCACGGGACGCCTGGCAGCAGGCACTCGCCATCCTCGACGGGCTCGGGCATCCGGACGCCGAGAACGTCCGCGAACACCTCGACGCGCTCGACGCCGCGGAATCATGACCAGGCCCGCTCAGGCATGCTGGAAGCGACCCGGCGGCCGGAGCTGCGCGAGCTGCTCACACCCGCGAGCGCGACGATCCGCGAGATGGCCGCCGACCGGCTGGGGGCCGCGGGGGTCACCGACTCCGCCGACCGCGCCCGCGACTTCGTCGCGTTCCTCGACGGCCTGCTCCTCGAGCAGATCACCGGCTCGGGTGGCAGGGAGCTCGACGACGCGGCGCTGCGCGCCACGATCCGCCGGATGCTGACCGCGGTGATGAGCTGAGCGAGTCGGTTGCCACCGGTCAGGGCGCCCGGGCGGCCGGCGAGCCGATGTCAGGTGGCCGGCATCGCCTGTCGGAGCAGGATGGCGGCGCCGTGGGCGCTCGCCGCGGGAACGAACGGCTCGCCGGTGGCGGCTCGCCCGGTCTCGACGCCATGGCTGTGCAGCAGCCGTTCGGCTGCGGCCAGGTCGGTGACCGCGATGGTGTATGCGCACAGGGCCGGAGCGCTGGGCGGTTGCTCGCCGGGCAGGCGGTCCGCGAGTCCGGATGCGGTGGTCAGCGTCAGGCGGCTGGATGCGAAGCCGAAGCCTCGGGAAGGGCCGTCGTGTTCGGGTGCGATGCCCAAACAGCGTTCGTAGCGGTCGGCGGTGGCGTCCAGTTCGTCGTCGCCGACGCAGAGCACGCATTCGGCCAGGCCGACGGCGCCGTTGGGGTGGTCGAGCCCGACCTGGGCGTCGAGGACGTGGGCGGGAGCGTCCTGGGCGGCGCCGACGCGGCCCTCGGCGGGCATGCCGGTCGGCTCGTCGCCGTTGATCTCGAGGTACTTGATCGCTTCGAGCCGGGTGCCGTCGGCGGTGGTTATGGGGCGCTGCGCGGCGTGCGCGCCGCCGTGGCCGACGCCGGCTCGATCGAGGCGGGCGACGGTCTGCTCGGCGTCATCGGTGGTGAAGACGAGGATGTGCGCGCCCTCGTAGCGGTCCAGTCGCGCGGCGAGGCCCGCGACGGTGCGCGTCATCGCCGCCCTGGTCGCGGCGAGCTGGTCGTCCGGGATTTGCAGCGGGATGAGTTCGGCACCCGCGGGCGTGTGTTCCCGCTGTTCAGGGGCGAAGCCGAGAATTTCGATGAAGCTGCGCGGGAAGTCGGCGTGGGTGTTGCCCGCGCCGATCGGCTCGGGCGCCGCGCCCGGGGCCGGCGGCAGAGCCGGATAGGTCGGCGGGCCGACGCGGAAGCCGAGCCGTTGGAAGGTGTCGAGTGCGGTCTTCATGTCGCGGACGACGAGCCCGATGTGGTGGAGGCCGGTGATGTCGCGGATCGCCATGTGCTGGTCCTGTCCGGTCGGGGCGGCGGCTGTCAGTCGGCCGCGGTGCCGTAAGCGGCGCGTCGGAACTCGTCGGCAAGGCGCTGGAGCGCGTCGATGACTTGCGGTGCGGCCACGGAATAGCGTTCGGGGGCGGGCGTTCTGGCCGGTTCGAAGGAGCACCGGACGACGTCGGCGAGCCGATCCGCCCGGTGCTCGACCGTGAAACGGGGATCATCGGGCAGCAGCGGCGCGGCGGCGAAGAAGCCGTAGGCGATCGCCTCCACCTCGTAGTCGACGTCGGCCAGGTCCAGGCCGGGCCGCAGGAGTCGCTGAGCGCGCAATGCGGCGAGGTGGTCACGGGCGGCGATGCGTTTCGACGCTGCCAGCCGGGCTCGCGCCGGATGGGCGGCGAGAACTTCGAGATCGGTGTTGCCCGCGATGAAGATGGCGCCCAGGGCCGGACGTCGCATCGCTTCCAGGAAATGCCGCCGGAGGTAGCGGTGCAGCGCCACCTCGGTGGGGTCGTTCCGCATCGAGCCGATGGCCGCGTCGAGCACCGCGGCGGCCTCGCGGGCGCCGACCGCCACCAGCAGGTGCTCACGACTGGGCC is a window of Saccharopolyspora erythraea NRRL 2338 DNA encoding:
- a CDS encoding ATP-binding protein gives rise to the protein MTTLLNGTGSDHTVLVSTIDGLAGVGKSTLVVQWAHQVRERFPDGELYVNLRGFDPAAEPMTPGEALGGFITALGVAPEAVPLAEDARAAQFRTLLHGRRMLVVLDNARNAEQVLPLLPASPGCLVVVTSRQRLDGLVAHHGAQRLALETLTRDEGRRLLARYLGGERLEHEPEAVEALLHHCAGLPLALTLVAVQADAEPDVPLEDLAIDLRSERDRLDALDAGGETGIRAVFSWSYRSLSPQAARLFRLLGLPNSPDISAGAAAAVAGTDHRGVRRLLAELCRAHLLTRRAGDRYVFHDLLRAYARERAHADDSAQERTAAFQRLLDHYLYTTYAANHRLEPTRPLPELDHVDEYLWRDFATYEQALGWWDAEHANVLSVIRQAVALRLPRGPWLAHAATFPFKLRGLVEEMEVSSADGVAGAQGSGDRPLQARLLSDLSTAYLFRGEFDASIRCRQSAAELFAELGEHQWEALMHAVLGETFLEMERYADAAASAREALRMQGSAHGKVIDPGGADAVLGLALAHLGEFSEAFPPLHRAFAVADQFGQGYALTNLGSAHFLAGDMENAVRTYHQAVQHRRDIGHESAKPYASPSSAKPCEPRVAWRRHGTPGSRHSPSSTGSGIRTPRTSANTSTRSTPRNHDQARSGMLEATRRPELRELLTPASATIREMAADRLGAAGVTDSADRARDFVAFLDGLLLEQITGSGGRELDDAALRATIRRMLTAVMS
- a CDS encoding VOC family protein, giving the protein MAIRDITGLHHIGLVVRDMKTALDTFQRLGFRVGPPTYPALPPAPGAAPEPIGAGNTHADFPRSFIEILGFAPEQREHTPAGAELIPLQIPDDQLAATRAAMTRTVAGLAARLDRYEGAHILVFTTDDAEQTVARLDRAGVGHGGAHAAQRPITTADGTRLEAIKYLEINGDEPTGMPAEGRVGAAQDAPAHVLDAQVGLDHPNGAVGLAECVLCVGDDELDATADRYERCLGIAPEHDGPSRGFGFASSRLTLTTASGLADRLPGEQPPSAPALCAYTIAVTDLAAAERLLHSHGVETGRAATGEPFVPAASAHGAAILLRQAMPAT
- a CDS encoding TetR/AcrR family transcriptional regulator, producing MARSQRTDLHQRADALLDAAAALLVGAGPRRIRIEDVAERTGVGKGTVYLHWPSREHLLVAVGAREAAAVLDAAIGSMRNDPTEVALHRYLRRHFLEAMRRPALGAIFIAGNTDLEVLAAHPARARLAASKRIAARDHLAALRAQRLLRPGLDLADVDYEVEAIAYGFFAAAPLLPDDPRFTVEHRADRLADVVRCSFEPARTPAPERYSVAAPQVIDALQRLADEFRRAAYGTAAD